The following coding sequences are from one Paenibacillus stellifer window:
- a CDS encoding M15 family metallopeptidase, with translation MLTLEQVKAKSAAHLSGLQPVIKDAATALIEFAYAHGVPIMITQGLRTIAEQDSLYAQGRTKPGQIVTNAKGGYSYHNFGVAIDFALLLPDGSVSWDTKRDGDGDGVADWSEVVADAKRLGWEWGGDWTSFKDLPHFQMDFGLSTADYRAGKRPTQAQLSTVVARVAKLQGEEEEAMTADEKKEFEELKVAVKERDGRIAALEARLNIDGKQTYAGGYDDAIKAAKAAGAIKTSADKSKLELNMIQMLYNLGLFNKEAK, from the coding sequence ATGCTGACACTGGAGCAAGTAAAGGCTAAGTCTGCAGCTCATCTGTCAGGGTTGCAGCCGGTTATTAAAGACGCGGCCACGGCGCTAATCGAATTTGCTTATGCCCACGGTGTGCCGATCATGATCACACAGGGGTTGCGAACAATCGCGGAGCAAGACAGCTTGTATGCGCAGGGCCGAACAAAGCCCGGGCAGATCGTGACCAACGCTAAAGGCGGATACAGCTATCATAATTTCGGTGTGGCCATTGACTTCGCATTGCTCTTGCCCGACGGTTCGGTGTCATGGGATACGAAGCGCGACGGAGACGGTGACGGCGTAGCAGACTGGTCGGAGGTTGTAGCGGATGCCAAGCGGCTCGGCTGGGAGTGGGGCGGGGATTGGACGAGTTTTAAGGACCTGCCTCATTTTCAAATGGATTTCGGTCTGAGTACCGCTGACTACCGCGCCGGCAAGCGTCCGACGCAGGCGCAGCTCAGTACTGTTGTCGCTCGGGTTGCGAAACTACAAGGAGAGGAAGAGGAAGCTATGACAGCAGATGAGAAGAAGGAATTTGAGGAACTGAAGGTAGCTGTGAAAGAGCGTGACGGCCGTATTGCGGCCCTGGAGGCTCGTTTGAACATCGACGGCAAGCAGACCTATGCCGGCGGATATGATGATGCAATCAAGGCAGCCAAGGCGGCCGGAGCGATCAAGACAAGCGCCGACAAGTCCAAGCTGGAACTGAACATGATTCAGATGCTTTACAACCTGGGATTGTTTAATAAGGAGGCCAAGTAA
- a CDS encoding DUF2634 domain-containing protein, with protein MLSLKVDDTGDLVFSGGELQMVSGPEEIAQCCRMAIGTNKGEWFLDLDFGIDFSRITGKGVTEEDVRDELTEGIFQEPRVQTVDAVNVVFDRSARKFTADIQATGVNGDIITVEGVDQIVG; from the coding sequence ATGCTGTCTTTAAAGGTAGACGATACCGGAGATCTGGTATTTTCGGGCGGCGAGCTGCAGATGGTCTCCGGGCCTGAAGAGATTGCGCAGTGCTGCCGAATGGCCATCGGCACCAACAAAGGCGAGTGGTTCCTGGATTTGGATTTCGGCATCGACTTTTCTCGGATCACCGGTAAAGGCGTGACCGAGGAAGATGTCCGGGACGAGCTGACCGAAGGGATATTCCAGGAGCCAAGGGTGCAGACGGTTGACGCGGTTAATGTCGTCTTTGACCGGTCCGCCCGTAAATTTACTGCCGACATCCAGGCGACCGGAGTCAACGGCGATATCATAACCGTGGAAGGAGTGGATCAAATTGTTGGATAG
- a CDS encoding phage holin family protein — protein sequence MTKSQIAASSVGAIVVPIFNFLYGEEEAVITVMAALLFFVVMDWLAGIRAAKKDNTYASKYGLDGVFRTFFILLLPAGGHLLDGAFGLPGVIFGVLVFGTLYHVLQSVVANAIRAGWGDWLPLSALDWLLKWAGSELDKKIKRAASRQGDGE from the coding sequence GTGACTAAATCACAGATCGCAGCATCATCGGTTGGTGCAATAGTTGTACCGATATTCAATTTCTTGTACGGAGAGGAAGAAGCCGTTATTACCGTCATGGCAGCACTTTTATTCTTTGTAGTAATGGACTGGCTTGCTGGAATTCGGGCAGCGAAGAAGGATAATACGTACGCCAGCAAGTACGGCCTTGACGGAGTGTTTCGGACATTCTTTATCCTCTTGTTACCGGCAGGTGGGCATTTATTGGATGGAGCCTTTGGACTGCCAGGCGTGATTTTTGGCGTTCTGGTTTTCGGGACGCTTTACCATGTGCTTCAAAGCGTGGTGGCTAATGCAATTCGCGCAGGTTGGGGGGACTGGCTCCCGCTGTCTGCCTTGGACTGGCTGCTGAAATGGGCGGGGAGTGAATTGGATAAAAAGATCAAGCGAGCGGCTTCGCGGCAGGGGGATGGCGAGTGA
- a CDS encoding ABC transporter ATP-binding protein, translating into MEVLRQLRGFYRERLHFLYLSIICLAAATGVGLITPNLLRKLIDEVIVPMKFDQVPTLALTVLGVVFVKACLQFGHGFFGGRLGNFLAYRLRNACYEKLQYLSFHYYDTAKTGDLMSRLTGDLEAIRLFIGFGFAQLLNVFFMVLFGSIVMFSLNWQLTLITLITMPLLAAVAFRFESRIHPAFQEMRLALGALTTVVQENVTGVRTVKSFAREPYEVKKFSGRNDRYKDNQLEAAGLWSRYFPIMEFLACACIAILLGVGGTLVIKESMSLGELVAFFSLIWYIIGPVWGLGFHINNYTQSKASGERVLEVLNHPIDVRDKPETVELPTEGVKGHIVFDHVTFAYGNKLPAVTDLNFEAKPGSVIGFLGGTGSGKSTVIQLLMRAYDVNEGVIRLDGADIRDLGVRELRGQIAAVFQETFLFSSSIRNNISYGLKDVSMEEIIRAAKLAKAHDFIMEMPEGYDTIVGERGLGLSGGQKQRVAIARALLTNPRILVLDDATSAVDMETEHEIQSGFQEVMRDRTTLIIAHRISSLRHADLILVMDEGRVVQRGTHDELISVPGPYRDVYRIQYADYLKRQAGGEN; encoded by the coding sequence ATGGAGGTTCTTAGGCAACTGCGGGGCTTTTACCGGGAGAGGCTGCACTTTTTGTATTTATCGATTATATGCTTGGCAGCTGCAACCGGAGTGGGATTGATTACACCTAATCTGCTCAGGAAGCTGATCGATGAGGTGATTGTTCCTATGAAATTCGATCAGGTTCCTACTTTGGCGCTGACTGTTCTGGGGGTTGTGTTCGTCAAGGCTTGTCTGCAGTTCGGGCACGGATTTTTCGGAGGGAGGCTCGGAAATTTTCTGGCTTACCGCCTGCGCAACGCCTGCTATGAGAAGCTGCAATATCTGTCATTTCACTATTATGATACCGCGAAGACAGGGGATCTGATGTCCCGGCTGACCGGAGATCTGGAAGCGATCCGCTTGTTCATCGGCTTCGGATTCGCCCAGCTGCTGAACGTATTCTTCATGGTGCTGTTCGGCTCCATCGTCATGTTCTCTCTGAACTGGCAGTTAACGCTTATTACGCTGATTACAATGCCGCTGCTGGCAGCGGTGGCTTTTAGATTCGAGTCCCGCATTCATCCCGCGTTTCAGGAAATGCGCCTTGCGCTCGGCGCGTTGACGACCGTCGTACAGGAGAATGTTACGGGTGTGCGGACGGTCAAATCCTTTGCCCGGGAGCCGTATGAGGTGAAGAAGTTCTCGGGACGCAACGACCGCTATAAGGATAACCAGCTTGAAGCCGCAGGGCTGTGGAGCAGGTACTTTCCGATTATGGAGTTCCTGGCATGCGCCTGTATCGCCATCCTGCTCGGTGTAGGCGGAACGCTGGTTATTAAGGAATCGATGTCGCTGGGCGAGCTTGTCGCCTTTTTTAGTCTCATCTGGTACATTATCGGTCCGGTCTGGGGGCTCGGCTTCCATATTAACAACTACACCCAGTCGAAGGCTTCCGGAGAGCGGGTGCTTGAGGTTCTCAATCATCCGATCGATGTGCGGGATAAGCCGGAGACGGTGGAGCTGCCGACCGAAGGTGTGAAAGGGCATATTGTGTTTGATCATGTTACCTTTGCGTACGGAAACAAGCTCCCGGCTGTTACCGATTTGAACTTTGAAGCCAAGCCGGGCTCGGTTATCGGCTTTCTGGGTGGAACCGGCTCAGGGAAATCAACGGTTATTCAGCTGCTGATGCGGGCTTATGACGTGAATGAAGGGGTCATCCGCCTGGACGGCGCAGATATTAGAGATCTTGGCGTCAGAGAGCTGCGCGGGCAGATTGCCGCCGTATTCCAGGAGACGTTCCTGTTCTCGTCCTCCATCCGGAACAACATTTCGTACGGGCTGAAGGATGTCTCCATGGAAGAAATCATTCGTGCGGCCAAGCTGGCCAAAGCGCATGATTTCATCATGGAAATGCCGGAAGGCTACGATACCATTGTCGGAGAGCGCGGCCTCGGTCTGTCAGGCGGTCAGAAGCAGCGGGTCGCGATTGCCAGAGCGCTGCTGACGAACCCGCGGATTCTCGTACTGGACGATGCAACGAGCGCGGTTGATATGGAGACGGAGCATGAAATCCAGTCGGGCTTCCAGGAAGTCATGCGGGACCGGACGACGCTGATTATCGCGCACCGGATTTCCTCGCTGCGGCATGCGGATCTCATTCTTGTCATGGATGAGGGAAGAGTGGTGCAGCGCGGTACACATGACGAATTGATCTCGGTTCCCGGTCCTTACCGCGACGTATACCGGATTCAATACGCCGACTATCTCAAGCGACAGGCCGGGGGTGAGAATTAG
- a CDS encoding ABC transporter ATP-binding protein — MVQSKNDKRSEPREPELGERFVYKDDDAIDKAFDWKQFSRLFGYMRPYAKQILPIVLLMMVLGTITKLTVPFLTSLAIDKAIAPKTGSPSLTMLYGITAGVILLFLIQWIAGVFRIKYTNLMGQRVIYDLRADLFKHIQKLSFNFFDKRPAGSVLVRVTNDINSLQDLFTNGVVNSVIDCVQLAGIIIILLLLNWKLGLAVIITVPIMFLVSTKLRKTIRLAWQQVRIKTSRINSHLNESIQGIRVTQAYTQEHENMLYFDAMNKDSKKSWDKASALNQGFGPIIEITGGLGTLILFWFGAYLIQTGSLTVGILVAFSTYVSNFWDPINRLGQTYNQLLVAMASSERIFEYLDEEPLVKDSPNAKPIPTIRGDIRFENVSFEYEPGRAALKGINLDVHAGQSIALVGHTGSGKSTIINLISRFYDISGGRITIDDMDIRDVTLVSLRSQIGIVLQDTFIFSGTIRDNIRFGRLEATDREVEEAAKAVGAHEFIMKLKSGYDTEVEERGSALSMGQRQLLSFARALLADPRILILDEATASIDTETELKIQEALKVLLQGRTSFIVAHRLSTIRHADNIIVLDHGEIKETGTHNDLTKRGGIYNGLIEAQFRFL, encoded by the coding sequence ATGGTACAGAGCAAGAATGATAAACGCTCTGAACCTAGAGAGCCTGAACTGGGCGAAAGATTTGTCTATAAAGATGACGATGCCATCGACAAGGCATTCGACTGGAAGCAGTTCAGCCGGTTGTTCGGCTACATGAGACCGTATGCGAAACAGATTTTGCCGATCGTTTTGTTGATGATGGTGCTGGGAACCATAACGAAGCTGACGGTTCCGTTCCTGACCAGCCTTGCGATCGATAAGGCAATCGCGCCCAAGACGGGCAGCCCGAGCCTTACCATGCTGTACGGAATTACGGCGGGTGTCATTCTTCTGTTTCTCATCCAATGGATTGCCGGTGTATTCCGGATCAAGTACACCAACCTGATGGGTCAGCGGGTCATTTACGATCTTCGGGCGGATTTGTTCAAGCATATCCAGAAGCTGAGCTTTAACTTCTTCGACAAGCGGCCGGCCGGCTCGGTGCTCGTGCGGGTGACGAACGATATCAATTCACTGCAGGATCTCTTCACGAACGGGGTCGTCAACTCGGTGATTGACTGCGTTCAACTGGCGGGAATCATCATTATCCTCCTGCTGCTTAACTGGAAGCTGGGACTCGCCGTAATAATCACGGTGCCGATCATGTTCCTTGTGTCCACCAAGCTCAGAAAGACCATTCGCCTGGCCTGGCAGCAGGTCCGGATCAAGACTTCACGGATCAATTCCCATTTGAATGAGTCTATTCAGGGGATACGGGTAACCCAGGCCTATACCCAGGAGCATGAGAATATGCTCTACTTTGATGCGATGAACAAAGACAGCAAAAAGTCCTGGGACAAGGCATCGGCGCTCAACCAGGGGTTCGGGCCAATTATCGAGATTACTGGAGGGCTTGGAACGCTGATCCTGTTCTGGTTCGGGGCCTATCTCATACAGACCGGAAGCCTGACGGTTGGCATATTGGTTGCCTTCAGCACCTATGTCAGCAACTTCTGGGACCCGATCAACCGGCTGGGTCAGACATACAACCAGTTGCTGGTGGCTATGGCTTCCTCCGAGCGTATCTTCGAATATCTGGACGAAGAGCCTCTGGTGAAGGACAGCCCAAATGCCAAGCCAATTCCTACGATCCGCGGGGATATCCGCTTTGAGAATGTCAGCTTCGAATATGAACCGGGCCGTGCGGCCCTTAAAGGAATCAATCTGGACGTCCATGCAGGCCAGTCGATCGCTCTCGTCGGACACACCGGTTCAGGCAAGAGCACCATTATCAACCTGATTAGCCGGTTCTACGATATCTCGGGAGGCCGCATTACCATCGATGACATGGATATCCGGGACGTTACACTGGTGAGTCTGCGCAGCCAGATCGGGATCGTGCTCCAGGATACGTTCATCTTCTCGGGCACGATTCGGGACAATATCCGTTTCGGGCGGCTGGAGGCCACCGACCGGGAGGTGGAGGAAGCGGCCAAAGCCGTTGGCGCACATGAGTTTATCATGAAGCTGAAGTCCGGTTACGATACCGAGGTAGAGGAGCGGGGCAGCGCGCTGTCCATGGGCCAGCGCCAGCTGTTATCCTTCGCGAGGGCCCTGCTTGCCGATCCGCGCATTCTGATTCTGGATGAAGCGACGGCGAGCATCGATACCGAGACGGAGCTGAAGATCCAGGAAGCGCTGAAGGTGCTACTCCAGGGACGCACCTCCTTTATCGTGGCGCATCGCTTGTCCACAATCCGTCATGCGGATAATATCATCGTTCTCGATCATGGGGAAATAAAAGAAACCGGCACCCATAACGATCTGACGAAGCGGGGAGGCATATACAACGGTTTGATTGAAGCGCAGTTCCGGTTTCTGTAA
- a CDS encoding baseplate J/gp47 family protein: MEDKAKESFGDTVNTSARSPLGILLRIFAWFLSLVWSNSEDVYNSGYIGTATGNNLDRLGPQVGISRALAQWATGNVTLTGTAGYTVPAGFRVATGSGLTYQTMADVVLTGGSGSVAVEALESGTGSNVAAWTITIIVNPNPDVTAVTNAAPVTGGREKETDAEFRSRFELSTAGGGAASVDALRSALLRLTGVRAATVIENTSLTTDSTGRPGKSFEAYVLGGDDQTIADAIFATKSAGVEAHGDITVMVDDLAGEPHTVKFSRAAEVGIRITVDVTKGDEYPADGDAQVQSALIRYVGGSDAAGAYYNGLNMGSDVIYTKLISAVYSVAGVEDITLTVGKVVGGLGSANVDIEPYEVAQAVAANVEVTSYV; this comes from the coding sequence ATGGAGGATAAGGCCAAGGAATCATTTGGCGACACGGTTAATACCTCTGCGCGGTCGCCGCTCGGTATTCTGCTTCGGATCTTCGCGTGGTTTTTGTCGCTCGTCTGGAGCAATTCAGAGGACGTGTACAATAGCGGGTATATCGGAACGGCCACAGGCAACAATCTGGACCGGCTTGGCCCACAGGTCGGCATCAGTCGGGCGCTGGCACAATGGGCTACTGGCAACGTCACACTGACCGGAACGGCGGGATACACAGTCCCAGCAGGATTCCGGGTGGCAACTGGCTCCGGTTTGACTTACCAGACGATGGCTGATGTTGTGCTGACAGGCGGCTCCGGGTCGGTAGCCGTTGAGGCGTTGGAGTCGGGCACCGGCAGCAATGTTGCAGCCTGGACTATAACGATCATCGTTAACCCTAACCCGGACGTTACAGCCGTAACCAACGCCGCGCCGGTGACGGGCGGCCGGGAAAAGGAGACGGACGCCGAGTTTCGCAGCCGGTTTGAGCTTTCTACCGCCGGCGGCGGGGCGGCGTCCGTGGATGCCCTGCGCAGCGCCCTGTTGCGGCTGACCGGCGTCCGGGCTGCGACGGTGATCGAAAACACTAGCCTGACTACAGACAGCACAGGACGGCCGGGAAAGTCATTTGAGGCATATGTCCTTGGCGGGGATGACCAGACCATTGCTGACGCGATTTTTGCAACCAAATCGGCAGGCGTTGAGGCCCATGGCGACATCACAGTGATGGTTGATGACCTGGCGGGCGAGCCTCATACCGTCAAATTTTCGCGGGCGGCAGAGGTGGGCATACGCATCACGGTTGATGTTACCAAAGGTGATGAGTACCCGGCAGACGGCGATGCGCAGGTGCAGTCAGCGTTAATCCGATACGTCGGTGGGTCAGACGCTGCCGGAGCCTATTACAACGGCCTCAACATGGGGTCTGACGTGATCTACACCAAACTGATTAGCGCTGTATACAGCGTCGCAGGCGTAGAGGACATAACACTGACCGTTGGTAAGGTCGTGGGCGGCCTTGGGTCGGCAAATGTCGATATTGAGCCTTACGAAGTGGCGCAGGCCGTCGCGGCCAATGTCGAGGTGACTAGCTATGTTTAG
- a CDS encoding phage baseplate protein — translation MAKIDGKYITVETEAPDYPVTVTEQPVEKGVNLVDHVQAGAWTMSLSGLIVGPDADKTRAYIVAAKDKGKVVRYVGRNRFTGVITAFSTSHDYTVANGMTFSMDLREVRIATSSYVATLPAPVKAQAAAVANKGTQQPKNKSKSKGKGKGGKKKTASTKSNKATSASSVINKPTRAPIKPGNKWGTGNLQ, via the coding sequence TGGCCAAGATCGATGGTAAGTACATCACAGTAGAGACAGAGGCGCCGGATTATCCGGTAACCGTCACGGAGCAGCCGGTCGAAAAAGGGGTCAACCTCGTAGATCACGTCCAAGCCGGAGCATGGACCATGTCTCTATCTGGTTTGATTGTAGGTCCGGATGCGGACAAGACCCGGGCTTACATCGTCGCAGCCAAGGACAAGGGCAAAGTTGTCCGGTATGTTGGACGCAATAGATTTACCGGGGTTATTACAGCATTTTCAACAAGTCACGATTACACGGTAGCTAATGGCATGACCTTTTCCATGGACCTCCGCGAGGTCCGCATTGCCACGTCATCGTACGTTGCGACATTGCCGGCCCCGGTTAAGGCACAGGCTGCTGCAGTAGCCAATAAGGGCACTCAGCAGCCGAAGAATAAGTCAAAGAGCAAGGGTAAAGGCAAGGGCGGCAAAAAAAAGACGGCCAGCACCAAGAGCAATAAGGCAACCAGTGCCAGCAGCGTAATAAATAAGCCTACCCGCGCTCCGATCAAGCCCGGCAACAAGTGGGGCACCGGTAATCTACAGTGA
- a CDS encoding type II toxin-antitoxin system HicB family antitoxin, producing the protein MSKKDVYRFWALLDTAEEGISVRFPDLPGCLTAADTAEEAHAAAREALEGFLYVMEQDGDAIPDPSPLDIALAQADAGEAAFEVRVYMPTVRDAMESKAVKKTLTVPKWLNDEAERQHLNFSQVLQEGLKRNLGIDRERV; encoded by the coding sequence ATGAGTAAAAAAGACGTATATCGGTTCTGGGCGTTGCTTGATACAGCAGAGGAAGGAATCTCTGTGCGCTTTCCGGATCTGCCCGGCTGCCTGACGGCTGCTGATACGGCCGAGGAGGCGCACGCTGCCGCGCGTGAAGCGCTGGAGGGATTCCTATACGTGATGGAGCAAGATGGGGATGCAATTCCCGATCCGTCGCCACTAGACATTGCCTTGGCTCAAGCAGACGCCGGAGAAGCTGCCTTTGAGGTCCGGGTGTATATGCCTACCGTTCGTGACGCTATGGAGTCCAAAGCCGTGAAGAAGACACTGACGGTTCCAAAGTGGCTCAATGACGAAGCGGAACGCCAGCACCTCAATTTCAGCCAGGTCCTACAAGAAGGATTGAAGCGTAACCTCGGAATTGACAGAGAACGCGTCTAA
- a CDS encoding type II toxin-antitoxin system HicA family toxin, which yields MKAYSSREIIKLLEEDGWFLIGVHGSHHYFKHPKKPGKVTVPHPRSSFPPKTQASILKSAGL from the coding sequence ATGAAGGCTTACAGTTCAAGAGAAATCATAAAACTTCTTGAAGAGGACGGATGGTTCTTAATCGGAGTACATGGCAGCCACCATTACTTCAAACATCCGAAAAAGCCCGGGAAAGTCACGGTGCCGCATCCTAGAAGTAGCTTTCCTCCCAAGACACAAGCTAGTATCCTTAAATCAGCAGGGCTGTAG
- a CDS encoding VOC family protein, which yields MAKLVIYLNCEDARSQAAFYTEALGGEILNMVTYEAGPWSDMPEKDKNKIMHMTFTAGGVLFYACDSIGEPIQRGNGAFFYLSFETEEEAYAAFDRLAVGGEVIESLKVQFWGDLFGQLKDQYGVIWQIAVENTSPSM from the coding sequence TTGGCGAAGCTGGTTATCTATCTGAATTGTGAGGATGCTAGAAGTCAGGCGGCGTTTTACACCGAAGCGTTGGGTGGAGAAATACTGAATATGGTGACCTATGAAGCTGGTCCCTGGAGCGATATGCCGGAGAAGGACAAGAACAAAATCATGCATATGACCTTTACGGCGGGCGGCGTGCTCTTCTATGCCTGTGACTCAATCGGAGAGCCGATTCAGCGGGGTAACGGCGCTTTCTTCTATCTGTCTTTCGAGACCGAGGAAGAGGCTTATGCCGCATTTGACCGTCTTGCAGTCGGTGGAGAGGTGATCGAAAGTCTTAAGGTACAGTTCTGGGGAGACCTGTTCGGCCAGCTCAAGGATCAGTATGGTGTGATTTGGCAGATTGCGGTTGAGAACACGAGTCCCTCAATGTAA
- a CDS encoding Gp138 family membrane-puncturing spike protein, producing MSKSSAAAALSKLLTAHGGQQADNLDVAMTCKVLTFDPTTLTADVQPLVQTGDEAPAPLLEVPVTGLRVLFGGAETVLRPALHVGDTVLVVCCDAEIQNTLSGQVAAPDTARRHSRNDAVIVGLMPCCL from the coding sequence GTGAGCAAATCAAGCGCGGCCGCGGCTCTCAGCAAACTCTTAACCGCACATGGCGGGCAGCAAGCGGACAATCTTGACGTTGCTATGACTTGCAAGGTGCTGACATTTGACCCGACGACGCTGACGGCCGATGTGCAGCCGCTTGTCCAGACAGGGGATGAGGCCCCGGCTCCGCTGCTAGAAGTCCCAGTAACTGGCCTGCGGGTGCTGTTCGGCGGCGCGGAAACAGTCCTGCGGCCGGCCCTGCATGTCGGGGATACGGTGCTGGTCGTCTGCTGTGATGCGGAGATACAAAATACGCTCTCGGGCCAGGTGGCGGCACCGGACACCGCCCGGCGGCACTCCCGGAATGATGCTGTGATTGTGGGGTTGATGCCATGCTGTCTTTAA
- a CDS encoding phage protein has product MALKNFGRVAEVMTANMSFALDNYTMEGTVPFDSDALPNESEIRLWNLSQTTINRIVKNAVLMVNAGYSGDVGTILHGRISAVRTKWEGVDKITTINVLDSEDLSAREIKKEIAFAKGSLASAVIKQLAGLIGLPVAQMQLAKDYRYKSGYSAKGVITDIISDVAKDCGTSVYINQGKLYVRPLRIGADSVFELNPDTGLIGSPEYFEQDGHKGYNCSVQLQRRITTASVLKLTCREWSGQLHVRSGTHKFSNTGDFSTEVEAIM; this is encoded by the coding sequence ATGGCTCTTAAGAATTTCGGCCGAGTCGCCGAGGTCATGACGGCCAATATGTCATTTGCTCTCGATAATTACACGATGGAGGGCACTGTACCGTTCGACAGCGATGCCTTGCCGAATGAGTCCGAAATACGGCTCTGGAATCTATCCCAGACGACAATTAACCGGATCGTCAAAAACGCCGTGCTGATGGTCAATGCTGGATACTCCGGAGATGTTGGAACCATCCTCCACGGCCGGATATCGGCGGTGCGCACTAAATGGGAAGGCGTGGACAAGATCACGACAATTAACGTCCTGGACAGCGAGGACCTGTCAGCCAGGGAGATCAAAAAGGAGATCGCCTTTGCCAAGGGCTCGTTAGCCAGCGCCGTCATTAAGCAGCTCGCCGGACTGATCGGGCTGCCCGTTGCACAGATGCAGCTCGCCAAGGATTACCGATACAAGAGCGGTTATAGCGCTAAAGGCGTGATCACGGACATTATTTCCGACGTCGCCAAGGATTGCGGGACATCAGTGTACATCAACCAGGGCAAATTGTACGTCCGGCCGCTCCGGATCGGAGCTGACTCGGTGTTTGAGCTTAACCCGGATACGGGTCTGATCGGCTCTCCGGAGTATTTTGAACAGGATGGCCACAAGGGATATAACTGCTCCGTGCAGTTGCAGCGCCGGATCACAACGGCATCGGTCCTTAAGTTGACCTGCCGGGAGTGGTCCGGCCAGCTGCATGTGCGGAGTGGGACACACAAGTTTTCGAATACCGGAGATTTTTCGACGGAAGTGGAGGCGATTATGTGA
- a CDS encoding XkdX family protein codes for MDWYATIKRYYDAGYYSPAQVQVFVTARKITAEQAVEITSAA; via the coding sequence ATGGACTGGTATGCGACGATCAAACGCTATTATGACGCCGGGTATTATTCGCCGGCACAGGTTCAGGTGTTTGTCACAGCACGAAAAATAACGGCCGAACAGGCTGTAGAAATCACCAGCGCCGCATAG
- a CDS encoding XkdW family protein, with protein sequence MDLYFAIKHLYPSSRVDKDFVLLDKSDGNGPYIAVWNLEDPQPTEAELAAAWESYLEAEASKPPDPPSETEQLRMDNAALLLELVQVQARQDQADADNAALLLMLAEGGVV encoded by the coding sequence GTGGACCTGTATTTTGCGATAAAACATCTCTATCCATCTTCCCGGGTGGATAAAGATTTTGTGCTACTTGATAAGTCGGATGGAAACGGCCCATATATCGCCGTCTGGAACCTGGAAGACCCGCAGCCGACCGAAGCCGAGCTTGCGGCAGCCTGGGAATCGTACCTGGAGGCTGAAGCCAGCAAGCCGCCGGACCCACCGAGTGAGACGGAGCAGCTGCGGATGGATAATGCCGCTCTGCTGCTGGAGCTGGTACAGGTGCAGGCCCGGCAGGATCAGGCAGATGCAGACAACGCCGCTCTGCTGCTGATGCTTGCGGAAGGAGGTGTGGTCTGA
- a CDS encoding phage baseplate plug family protein encodes MDYIEIDKDSLPYRFDISIVDEPFTMEVHYNAEYDFFALDLEDADGNTLVVGEKLVYGQSLFVDVWDSRFPKLPIVPWDESEKSDAVTWNTLGTSVFLYIVDEEEDEDDGS; translated from the coding sequence ATGGATTATATCGAAATCGACAAAGACAGCCTGCCGTATCGGTTTGATATTTCAATCGTGGATGAGCCGTTTACGATGGAGGTCCACTACAATGCTGAGTACGACTTTTTCGCGCTGGACCTGGAGGACGCCGATGGGAACACGTTGGTTGTGGGCGAAAAGCTGGTCTATGGACAATCGCTATTCGTGGACGTTTGGGATTCACGTTTTCCAAAGCTGCCGATCGTCCCGTGGGATGAATCTGAAAAAAGTGATGCAGTAACCTGGAACACGCTGGGCACCAGCGTGTTTTTGTATATCGTGGACGAGGAGGAGGACGAAGACGATGGCTCTTAA